One genomic segment of Longimicrobiaceae bacterium includes these proteins:
- the grpE gene encoding nucleotide exchange factor GrpE translates to MRSDRTEEERSPQPPAGEPDGPTATTPPQAEDGETPTASVDEVSARAEESAEATSSAANRDAELEELRDRYLRLAAEFDNYRKRTEKERAEHAVRAQGKLVSSLLEVIDDLERVADFTPETTTVAALLEGVQMVERKLLRALEAAGLERLEPRGARFDPEHHEALMTADTEHPHEDDTVGEVFQKGYRFQGHLLRPARVQVRKHSG, encoded by the coding sequence ATGAGAAGTGATCGAACCGAGGAGGAGCGTTCGCCGCAGCCTCCGGCGGGCGAGCCGGACGGCCCCACCGCCACCACCCCGCCGCAAGCCGAAGACGGGGAGACGCCGACCGCGAGTGTCGATGAGGTGAGCGCCCGGGCCGAGGAGAGCGCCGAGGCGACGAGCTCTGCTGCCAATCGGGACGCGGAGCTGGAGGAGCTGCGCGACCGCTACCTTCGACTCGCCGCCGAGTTCGACAACTACCGCAAGCGGACCGAGAAGGAGCGCGCGGAGCATGCTGTTCGCGCCCAGGGGAAGCTGGTGAGCAGCCTGCTCGAGGTGATCGACGACCTGGAGCGGGTAGCGGACTTCACGCCCGAGACCACCACAGTGGCTGCGCTGCTCGAGGGTGTGCAGATGGTGGAGCGAAAGCTCCTCCGGGCGCTGGAGGCGGCCGGGCTCGAGCGTCTGGAGCCGCGCGGCGCCCGCTTCGATCCGGAGCACCACGAGGCGCTCATGACCGCCGACACCGAGCACCCGCACGAGGACGACACGGTGGGAGAGGTGTTCCAGAAGGGATATCGCTTCCAGGGGCATCTGCTGCGCCCGGCCCGGGTACAGGTACGCAAGCACAGCGGTTGA